The sequence below is a genomic window from Carassius auratus strain Wakin chromosome 42, ASM336829v1, whole genome shotgun sequence.
atccaaaaatgctcttttttggaggcattctcgaacaaatcctacgCAGCGCTGCCAAGATTTTGAAGCACGTTTATGTGCGCGGTCTCGCTCTCTTCAAGCCAGCATGAGTGTGTGCGCAGGCGCGCTTTTCCgacagaaatgctcatataaggagttccgcTCTAGTCTACGTCATTTgatccacgatcgaaaaaaacagccgaaatttgtaccaacccggaagtaaaattttcagcacagaaattctgtcattcttctaaattattttttacaactttggccatgtttagcatgagaatccatatCTTTAATACTGTGAACAACTCAAATATATGAAACACCATTATCTTATGTGTATTGTTGGCTTTGAGCAAACTGGTGATCATAATAAATGCACCACAAATGATTTGTGATTATGCGTAATTATTTCTAATCCTGTGCTGTTATACACTTCTGAATGGTTACACTTCTGTTCCTGTTTGTCTTCCTGAATGCAGTGATCTGTGGGGAGATGAATGGCACCATACTGCTTCCATAGTGCTCTGCCAAACACGCGCTCTGGTCTGGGTCATAACAGATGGTATGAGAGCCATATAAGGATTTAATCACCATGGTTACTGCCAGGGATGCAACACAGCTTATGTAGAGTCTTATGACAAAAACAATAGCAGATGACGATCACAAGATGTTGGATGTATTTAGTGATTCAAagataaatgtgttattttaattcTGGTTAATACCATGGCTTAATTACATAATGTGTTTTACTAACAAgtgattttatacttttttttttaatatatatataaattgtaatccATAAAGTCAGTTTTTGTCATAAGCAATTTATTACTTTAGTGTCACATTAAAATTTAGCATGTGGCAGTCTgcaatacttaatttttttttttttttttgccatgccaCCTTCCAATATTGCACAATACTTAACagataaacaaacatttaactaACAAATAAGCTATAATGTAAGTAACACTATGAAATGCACTGATCGAATGGAAGTACAATATCTCAAAAGTATCCATGATATATTTTAATCAACGCAAAACAATATCCATGCAAACAGAAAAGTAAAACCGTGTCAGTGATCCGAgtcttttgcattattgagaatatataaatgatttacaTTCGTTAGGTATTGAAAACAAGAATAATTGTTGCTACATTAGGgcaaaatatctttttaaaaacCTGGCATATATTGATATGATTCTTAATTCTTAGCCCTTCTTCACAGAAAACAGTGCAGCACATTTGTTCAGATTGCAGACAATACAAGCAACAAAATATTTCAGATTCAGGTCATCTATTTACAaacctaaaaatcatttaaatgacaTCTCAGATGAACAGACAATTCTGACGTCTCTGTTTTAATATTCCCAGGAGTGGTTTAAGACACATGCCAGCGTTTGATGCATATTCCTccatgtgttcacattatttctGCTCTTCCATTTCTTTCTTAATCTCAGTGATGTATGGGTGGTCTTTACCGTGGGCAACCTCCATGATTGCAAGAGCCTGTGACAAATTCATCCACAACAATCTTTAAAGCCTAAATGTGTCCCAAAATATCTACAGTGATTCATATTTTGCATTTAGATTTCAAAAAGGACACCCACATCTActactgaattattattacattagcACCGCTAACACCTTACCTTCTTTAAGGCTTTAACTCCTTGTGTTCTCTTCTCAAGTCCTAGGTACAATCTTCCAAGTTTCAGGTACATAGAAGCCACATTCAGTGAGTAAGGAGGGTAGTGCACACTAGAAAGATATAtgcaatgaatattaataataaagtggACATAGGAGTTCGTTATTATTcaacttttaaaatgcaaataatgtaaataaatgtaagaagACATTTAGAGAGGAAATGCACTGGAACCAGCATTACCTGTAGGGCTGGATAATTTTCTCGCCATATTTCATTGCTCCATCCCAATCCTGCATATACAGACAGACTCCCATTGCCTGATACATCATGTGCAACATGTACACATTGGTTTCGGCAAAGACTGAACCCATTTTCTCCAGGCTTAGTTCACAGATCTCCAACAGTTCACTGGGGGGTACTTAGCAGTCAAGGAACTTTTAGTCAGACCAAAATCAATTGTATATAGACAAACCTCAAACTTCTTAATGCTAGTGCATGTTGTCTCAGACAAAGTTGGAGCATGGTTAAGCACCATCGCTCTGCTTCGGTCTACCTTTTCTCAGACTTCACAAGCAATTGTGAATCGTAAAAAAACACTAGTCTATGTTATGTGACACAACATATCCCAAAGGCTAGTATGGCTTTGTCAAGTAGAGACTAAAAATATCCCACTGTCTCTGGATTGCCCCATATTCAAAATACTGCGCAATAGCACAAAActataaaccacacacacacacactaaaagagAAAAGGCCAAGGAAGGATATTTTTGTAGTGCTTTGCTCTCCTGAACTCCTCAATGACATTTCTGGCATACATCACCATCTGCTTGATTTCCTCTTCCTCTGGAGGTGTGCTAAGCTTTTGACGGATCTCCATTTTGGCtttgtcctaaaaaaaaaacaaaaaagaggagTTTGTCATTCCACATATATCAACTTtagttcttttattattattcatttttattcaaaccGTTATTACACATTTTTACCATGTTccaatatgcacacacacacacacacacaaaaataataataatgtggaaCAAACTGAAAATAATGATTTCTATACCTTTCTACATCAGTTCTACATCAGTCTACATCAGCATGTTTCTGAAAACCTGTTATTACAGGGTTAAAATGGCACTCACCTTTGATTTAGAGGTGCATTCTTTACAGTCACAGGTGAAGAAGTAAGAATCTTTCAACCGTTCAATTCGATCCTCTGTTGGATACAGGAGGTCAATATAACTGTTGAAGATCTattcaagagaaaaaaaagaaaaaaacgtcACACAATATACCACACTTAAATTAGTAATGAGATGATTATGCAATACTTATGAGATGATAGATGTCAGGAAATTCAGTACCGACTTGAAAGTATTACAAAgcattttacattacaatttaaTGACAATGGCTATAATTCCATTGCAAATCATgcaaataataaacaacaaaggCTTCCCGAAAGTGACACCACTGGAAATCATTTTAGGCCTGGCCAGTCAGTAAAGACAGAAGAGCGGTTGCTTTTCAGCAGAAATTGAGCATTACATTGAGTGTATAATTTGAGacacattttattaatgaatagTGATACAAGCAGCAATGTTCTTTTAAACGCCTCATGTTCATGGTGTGGCTCATCTAACCTCTTCTCCAGGGCTGATGTCCTGCATGGCTCTGACCTCGGCCACAGTACCTTTATACGTCACAATCACGTTTGGGCTACAGCTGTGGTTCATCAGAGCAACGCTATTACAAAAAACCACAACAGCAAcacagaaaaatacataaaattactattaagtatttaataaatTGAGATCAATGCAATGGTTTTGAATTCTATGAACCTTACTCTGGAAATACAGCAGAACCCAAATGAGACAGCTCCTCATCTTCAATGGTGAAGCCATTACAGTTCACCTTTGGTGTAGAAATGGAGGAATTAGCATGTGGGTGAGATGGACATCCAGGTGTGTAAAATGTTCCCCGCATTAACATCATGGACACAAAGACTTGGAACTTTCTACGAATGGAGTATACGGATTGGAGTGAAAAATATAGAATGTTTGATTTTTCAAAATGGACAATACTTTCATTCTTCCATGGGACATATAAAGAAACGCTAGACTGAATGACAATCAGGGTCACTGTTCACTTTCATCACATCTTTTTCCATACGGTGAAAGTAATAGAGTCTGTCATTCTCCTTAAAGTTTACCCAAAATTGagcattctgtcatcaattactctcctttctttcttttttcttctgtgggacaTAAAAGATGATATTGTTGGGTTACCATTGTTCCATAatagaaagtaagtcatacagttttTACAGGCTGACTACATTATGTTTTGGGTGACCTTTGCCTTTAAAATAAACcaagtattaaattaaatttttatatttgagaaaatatatttttatttgataagaCATGCATTCATATTCTAAATCAGGGgggtcaaactcaattcctggagggccggagccctgcagagttttgttccaaccctgctccaacccACATAACATATAGAGTTCAagtaagcctgaaggacttgattatcAGCTGGGTTTTTAATTAATCTAAACTCTGCatggctccggccctccaggaattgagtttgacacccaagccttaaataataaatagaataggATAGAAAATGGAAATCAGTTGACTTCACCTGGCCGAAGAGTTCGGTGAGTGCTGCATTATCAGGAAAATCGAGATGTCTGGAGTAAAAATGGTGTAGTGCAGCAATGTCTGTATCGTTCATCTCATTCTTCTCATCATCTAGCTTGTCCAGATCTgacaaacatgtaaaaaaaatttaattaacatttcaacTTCATAAACGCTTCAGTCTTACATCAAGGTTATGCCACAACTTGGGTAGAATAattattgtgtttgtttattaagttTTTTACGCCATGTTAGCATCATGGCTATTTACATGGCAAAAAGGATCAGTATCATCCATaagatttacattatataaaacatttcagcttaacaTAAGATAGAAAATCTAAACTACATTTAGGtggtacattttcaaatattgcacgcAAGGATgtttctgaataaaagcattttctagcagcatcataaaaattacaattcaacAAAATATGCTTAATAGTCAAAGGAACTTTACATGAAAGACATAAAGGAGGAACTTCGCCTATTAATAAATACCCATGGGTAAGTCTTGAATGCCCCAGTCTACACCTAGTAAAGACAACTTGATCATGTCTTGATTTAAAATGATAGAAGCTACTTCTTTTTATACTAGGGTTTATTTCATACAGCTTATTACTTTTATTTCCATCCCATTCTTTCTGCCACTTATTAGTTATATATAACTTAATTGCTGGTTTAAAATCAGAAGGTGGTATTTGACAGTCAGATACTTCCAGGTCAAGTGCATCCCTGGCACCAGTGTCCGCTCTCTAATTTCCAGTAAGTCCAATGTGACTTAGAACCCagcaaaaaataacattaaagtaaTCTTTCTTTAAAAGATCTAATTTGGTTAAGATTTCAACAATTATGGGATGATCAGTTTTCAGAGATTCAAGTGCTTGAAGACATGATCTTGAGTCAGAGGCAATTAAAAAATCCCGTTCTTGACCCTTCTCAATATTTTCTAGAACAAGAAGTAATGCTCGAGCCTCAGCTGTAAAAATAGAGCCTTGATCCGGAATTGGAATCTTgggtagaataaaaaaaatataatttaattttagggGAACAGCAGAAATGGCTCTCTCTACAACTAAACGTACATTGTCTGACATTTTTTGTGGCTCCACTAGTTACAATTTGAGACACAGACTTGATGTGCTAGTACTCTAGGCGTCATATATCTGAGACGGCCAACAGAACAGCTGTTAAGGGTCATTAAACAGGTGTGGGCAGTCTCTGGCTTTACTGACTTCAACTTACAACCCTCTTTTAAGCAAAAgcctttgcatttttaaaaccatATGATGATAATATCTGGAGCAATTAAGACACTCACGTGCTTCTAATTCTGTAAGAGTCAGCACTCTTTCTGAAGGAGTCCTTTCTGTTTGGCACTTCTGAAAagcaagaaaatgtttaaaagttaGATCTGACGTGACCCTTGCAAACTGtcaaacatgcaaaataaatacttGTTTCAGTGTTTGATAAGACATAAGTTTTCCGGCCAACTGTGTGACACAAAGCACCATGTGTTGGCTTAGTGAGTCACATAGAGATGCCGTGGCTGATGCATTCagggaaaaaaaagacatcaaTGAAAAACACATGGTAGCATCATATGTGCCAGAGCAGCCCTGAAAATGCTACATCTAAATCTAAACTTAGACTTAATCATCAGCTGTGCGCTGGATTGTGCTGatacttaaaaaaactaaaaaactaaatattactaCTGGTGACCTTTGCATTactgtgttaaaaaaaagaaaaccaatccaTGTCTTTACACCTGTGAAGGTTAATCATCTGTACAATGTAACAGGTGTCACCGAAAGATCTGAGTTCCTTCAGTGTCCCTCTCTGCCTGTGTCTGAAACCTGATAAAAGCTGCCTTCATAGGCAACACATGGAGGTTGGAAGGCAACATGGCACATCTAAATCCAATAAAACACAACTGAAATTCCTTGATCTGGCTGGATTTTGAAGACAGCAGAGACGTGTGCTGTTTTTGCTGCATATGATCTCCCACAATATTCTGTGTATGTGTTCAGGCACATGAATAAAAATCCCATTGGATAGGGgaggttgattttttttattaatatataaaatttggggtcagcaggattttatgcattatattgctcaaaagtgacaaaaacatttataattctacaaaagatttctattgcaaataaatgctgttcttttgaaccttcgaTTCATTGAAGAACCCTCAACattataaatacagtttaataatAGCACAAATCATATATGTGGCGATAATATTcctcagagatttttttttttcgacgAAGCGGTCTCTTCCCCTTCATAAAAACTACTGTTTTTTCAGTACATTCAgagaaaataatatacatttcatGTAGAGCTGCAGGATCTGAAGACAATGTGaacttaaaggggtcctattatgctcttttacaaagtcttgattttgttttgggggtgtactagaacaggctctcatactaggttgttcgaaaaactagtaatttttcacatttttacattattacaacacctccctccccagtctggcatgaacggaTCCAATAGTTCCTGAATCAAACGAAAGCCTGCCTTCTGAAATACGAAATGTGTtaattggttagctgggccagtgtgtgttgtgattgacagCACTGGGCGTAAACAgtattaaatatgatataaaatatatttattgtagacaacaacaacaaaaaaaatgaaatcatgttGACTATTTGTATTTTTGGGGGTGAACTTTTCCATTAAAGTTGAATACAAAGAGTCATACCAAAAAAGCAGGTTGTCCTCACCTGTTTCAGAATTATTCTGGCGACCAGTCGCACGGTTTCTGACGGACACCAGTTTTCTCCATATGCACACATGGCTGAGCACTCCAGCTTGTGCATGGGCCAGTCTTCTCTCTGAGGGAAGTACAAGGATAGGTTTATTTTCACACATATTTGAAACATATAGCATATTTTTGTATTGCATCGACAGATCATACcatatacaaacaaaacactTTCCGAGCTCAATAAAACCCAGCATGAAGGGTCACAGCTCTTTTTGAGATGATATGCTTCTGATATAACTGATCGCATGTCGGCTCACTTCCGTTTGAGGAGTCATGCTTCCACATTGAATGGAGCCTCAAGGTGATTTTGAGAATCCCTGAGATAAGACTTTGAATTAGTCTCAGGCTGCCTCGCAGGCTACTGGGCAATGTATAAACTAAATCTTGCGTTCTGGTGAGCAAACAGAAACTGATCCCTAATGCATTGGAGATAGATTGTCATAGCAACAGTGCGGCCTTCCAGCTCAATTTAGGAATAAAGCAACAACCAAGTCCCTTAAAATAAACCGTCCACACAGACTTGCTCCATGAACACTGCTTAAACTATGTTGATTTGCGGTtcttttttttggcttttgctttttatatttaaatggacAACAGGTTAAtttttttctgcaataaaaatCTCTTTCTTTGACAGAGACAACCATTTGTAGCCTCCTTACTTTCCAAGGAGTGCTAATACTGTGGTGCTATCAAAACATTTCTGTTAATTTGAACACAATAGTCAGACATGTCAAAATCAATGGCGTGATTTTGGGGTGAAGCTCTgtcatttaaagctgcggtagggaacttttgacgctctagcggttaataaacagaactgcttgcgtcttgcggaagaacatcgtagccggaactacttctctctgtttatgtctatgaagaatcacaaaggtactgggttactccgccgcggtatccctgaagcaatctaaaatagtccgaatataaacacttattataggtgcaccctagtgattcaggacaagccaaaaacacggtttggaaaatggattcatggtgtactcgcttattatatactattttctacattttgaacacaaacaaagttacagaccgcagctctgattggttgttttttaccgggagctgtgtatttctgcaaatggcaataggatcactgggaggagccagaggagcttgattttttcacagattatctgtctcatattctactgtcaggacataatgacaggtttaataaatatgtaaaaaatatttttttacaaaagttccttacagcacctttaagcagAGAATGGTGCATGAAAATTGAGGTGACAACACAAAAAtgctcttcatttcctcctcGGTGAAGCTGATGATAACATATAATGTAGTTCAATCTATCCAGTCTATCAATTTAaggtcttgtgaagagaaaatgtgtgtttgcaagaaacaaatccattaaggtttcttaactttaaaacaaaaaatgtctaataatgcttcctccagtgaaaaagtccatctacTGTAGTCTTTCATTATGGAAAATTTCAAACAAAGTTATtcacattaattgatggactggagtcgtgtggattatttattgtgattacatttttaaGCAAATTTGTATGTTTTGGACAAACAATGCTCATCTGTGTAATTTTGCAATTCAGTtcagacagaaaaacaaagacTAATGAAGGGACAAGTCTGAAAAGAAAAACCAAACAGCTGTGTTATGATGGATAAGCTGATTCTAATGCCACAAAAACAGCGGGGACAAGACAGAAGGGCCTTGTAGTAGAGTGCAAATCTATTATTGATGATCTGGATTTTCTGCTCTGCTTGGCGCTCAGCACTTACTGCATTGATGAGAGATGCACTCCTGCTCAAAAGTTTGAAAGCCTCTTATACTCATTATcacttattttgattaaaataaacagtaaaaatagtaatactgtgaaatattactacaatttgaATTACTCCTCTatgctaatatattttaaaactaatatttcaaatattattgcCACATATTCAGtgtgtatagaaaagaatcactcccctttaaaataatcacagtttttattttatccagctgtatttactcagtctCAAATACTGTAGGCAGCAAAGAGTGGTGGAGGTCCAGCTGATTTCGAACTGCTAACACAAAGGTTGCAATGTGTGATTCCAGGTAAAGAGAGTCCATTATCAATGCAGTTCATTCTGAGACTCTGACTCATAGACAGGAAAAGCACTTCAGCTATCGCTGCTCCAGTGGGATCATCCTCACAATTAGAGCACTGTAGTGTAAGTACTAAGCAAAGGGAAAAAAGCTCTGATATATGCTGACAAAGCCAAATTTACTTTCTAGAACATATCATTAAGGTTGtggcttctgattggtcaatacagCGTTCCAGTGTTCCATTCCATGTTATAGTAACAGCTTTGACCAGTTCACTAAATCACTACATAGCATTCAAAGAAGATCATTATTCATGTTGCAAAACAAAGACCATGGAGCAAATTCACACAGAGACTTCCATTAATTTCCTTCAACAACCCATTCAAATCACAAAACACAGACTTACCTGACACTCTACATTGCAGTAATAGGCCTGTTTACATTTTCCACACTTCGACAGCCCTTCTTCTCTCCTGCGAATGGAATAAAGTTTCATTGATCAGATGACTCTGAATTTAACCTTAAGCATGCCACTATTTCAATCTATGTTGAAGggaattcaccccaaaattctgtcatcatttattcacccttatgccTTTAAAAAACCGTAAAATACTTTTTCTatacaaattaaattagtttttagaCAGTGAGTAAATGGTGGGAGAATATTCATTTTAGCTTTATAGGCTTGGATTAGATGACTTGATTAATATGACTGACATCAATGTTTTAGTAATATGGACtttcaatggaggaacagaaaTCTCCCAGGATTTAATAAAAGTATCTtgtgtgtttcgaagatgaatgaAAGCTTTAGACGTGACATTTTTTATTTGGTTCTTTGCATCGTTGTTGACAGAATTTTGAGATGTAGGCAGAGTAAGCTGACTAAATGATTGGTCGAAGTCCTGCTTAGGTCACCAAAAAATCAAGTCACAAAATTTTGATCAAAAATTACAACGCTTGATTAACAATATGCATGGTTGAGTTGTTCACAACCAGATccaaaaaatactgtgaaaactTATTTCATACCAAATTTAACATCTCTTTTcttgttccatggaagaaagccATGCAAGTAAGATGCAAAAATGATCAGACAAATTCACTGTTGACAACTGATTCTAAACTTCACAGTATTGCTGTTGTACCTCAGATGTACCACCAGCTGTAATGATTTGGACCGATCCCAACAAAAGCTTTCATTAAAGCcagaatataataatttacatacTCTGTCTGAATTGACATTTGCTTATTGTAGAGATATGTTGTCATTGCATGTTGTGGATTTATCTAGTCTAGAAAGTCCATCACACACATCTCCAGTCAAATTTACTGACTGACTGCCTGGAAAGAAAGACTACACTGAACATTCATCCACAGCACTCACTAAGTGGGTCACCCTACCCAGTGCACGACCCAACAGCATTTAAACACAGTGCAAACAGAAAGCATGTGCCAGCCATCTTTAAGAGGGATCAGTCCCGAAGTGAATGCGGATTACCTTCCTGTCAAAGATgtcattaaatatttgattatgacctataataaaagttaataaatattattattacgaTGCTATACGTGCATGCACTGTCATGTGAAATATCCGTAAACATGCATCGAGGATCTAGACTCGTACACAAAAACAAAGTGTCAGACGTGGACTTATAAGGAGCGCTGACCTGGTAAAGCAGCATTCGCAGTGTCCGCCTCTTTCGTTCACTGTCAGCACGTAAGCATATGCCGGACAGGCGAACACTAGATCACCAACTTTGAAATGCTTTGTGGCTCTGAGTCCCCGGCCTTTATCGGGGCTCAGAAACCTCTCGGTACCCTCAATTCCTTCGGTTTTCATCGCTCTTGACCTGCTGCTCGCGTGTCACACTTCCTTGCCCTAGTCAGAAAGCGGCGTCACGGTTTCAGTCGGTTGTGTTAGTGACTGCGGCAAGTGTAGTCACACCATTGCCACACCACATGTTCGGCGAAAAGACTCCGAAAACCGAGCTGCACCTACCAGTAGACAGGCGGAATTCAACAGTGCCACACACGCTCAGCGGTCCTAAAGCCCGGCCATGAGCAGCCTGCGTCCGCCTCCCACCTCGTTACTTGGCTTCATGGCGCCATCACGTGGTCATCGGGCGGAAGTGAGTCTTGGtcaattttctgttttattttattactaatcAGGCCCGGCCCTAGAGGTGGGACCAGGGGGGCATGCACTCCCCCCATGGACATCCCTGTTCCTCTCCTTCGGACAGAGGGGCACGGTCAGATTTGAGTTTAGCATATATAATATTAGTCGTAGTCTTCTGCTTGCATTTAGATGGAAAGCTGCCCATAATGTCAGTTTTCTTTGTAATAATAGCATAACAAAATAGATTTGGTAAACAATCCACTGTCAATCTTCTTCTTTGAAAAGCATCAATCCgtgagcaatgtagccaatcagagacatgtttgatgatttctaaaacgcaatggccaatcagatgtGTTAAGGTTGGAATCCACGCCCTCACCGCGCCagtcaccgttttttttttttttgtccaatgctGATCAACTCTTCACCGTGTagtcatgttatttttttcttcttttacttTGTTAGATCATGATGAATGAGTGacagtttttaataaatttaaaaggGAGCACTCTTTGCACGCTGCATATAGGCTACAATCAGGGCAGCATTAAGACTATAAGAGCCCCCTGGGCTTTACCTCTTGAGGGGCCCTGCCCGATTGCCTGAGGCTAGAGTGAATGACGCTCGGGACAGGAGACAGAACGGTCACTTGCCCGATCGGGCCAGTGCTGTAGGGTGTGCGTTATATGTAGTCTATGATATCGTAATTGTTGATTTAACGATCTGATATTATTGAGTATGCGTCTCactttacaaaaaacaaacaaaaacacacccatTCTGTGCAGCATGCACTACGTGATGTAGTCTAGTAGATTAGACTTGTGCACCTGATTTAGTCTTAATGCCTCAGAATTCAAATATGCCCCtgtacatatttcatatttatataatttaatatccatgttAGGGGAGAACCAGGGCAAAAGTAACACGGGACGAAAGTAAGaaagcgattttctccgagcctctttcttcatttgcattcccagctatgacagcatgttcagca
It includes:
- the LOC113060630 gene encoding N-lysine methyltransferase SMYD2-A-like isoform X1, coding for MKTEGIEGTERFLSPDKGRGLRATKHFKVGDLVFACPAYAYVLTVNERGGHCECCFTRREEGLSKCGKCKQAYYCNVECQREDWPMHKLECSAMCAYGENWCPSETVRLVARIILKQKCQTERTPSERVLTLTELEAHLDKLDDEKNEMNDTDIAALHHFYSRHLDFPDNAALTELFGQVNCNGFTIEDEELSHLGSAVFPDVALMNHSCSPNVIVTYKGTVAEVRAMQDISPGEEIFNSYIDLLYPTEDRIERLKDSYFFTCDCKECTSKSKDKAKMEIRQKLSTPPEEEEIKQMVMYARNVIEEFRRAKHYKTPSELLEICELSLEKMGSVFAETNVYMLHMMYQAMGVCLYMQDWDGAMKYGEKIIQPYSVHYPPYSLNVASMYLKLGRLYLGLEKRTQGVKALKKALAIMEVAHGKDHPYITEIKKEMEEQK
- the LOC113060630 gene encoding N-lysine methyltransferase SMYD2-A-like isoform X2, yielding MHKLECSAMCAYGENWCPSETVRLVARIILKQKCQTERTPSERVLTLTELEAHLDKLDDEKNEMNDTDIAALHHFYSRHLDFPDNAALTELFGQVNCNGFTIEDEELSHLGSAVFPDVALMNHSCSPNVIVTYKGTVAEVRAMQDISPGEEIFNSYIDLLYPTEDRIERLKDSYFFTCDCKECTSKSKDKAKMEIRQKLSTPPEEEEIKQMVMYARNVIEEFRRAKHYKTPSELLEICELSLEKMGSVFAETNVYMLHMMYQAMGVCLYMQDWDGAMKYGEKIIQPYSVHYPPYSLNVASMYLKLGRLYLGLEKRTQGVKALKKALAIMEVAHGKDHPYITEIKKEMEEQK